The Phaeodactylum tricornutum CCAP 1055/1 chromosome 8, whole genome shotgun sequence genome has a window encoding:
- the ATPase-3A gene encoding P3A, P type ATPase (proton-transporting ATPase) → EGLTAEEAAKRLELYGRNELPEHVDPKWLIFLRQFWAPMPIMIWIAVIIEAGIQNFIDMGILLLIQFANGSISFYETTKAGDAVAALKSSLKPSATCKRDGKWQVIDGTLLVPGDTVLLGSGSAIPADCRVNHSEIDVDQAALTGESLPVTFYKGDSCKMGSTVVRGEVEATVEFTGAETFFGKTASLLQEHHEYSHLQKILMKIMMVLVGLSLTLCIINFAYLLAEGVDVQEALSFTIVILVASIPLAIEIVTTTTLAIGSKNLAKHGAIVAKLSAIEDLAGMSILCSDKTGTLTLNQMMLQDDTPIYCDGETQESVLVLAAMAAKWKEPPRDALDRLTLGSVNMSLLESYEQTDYLPFDPQTKRTEGTVRNKETGVEFKTSKGAPHIILALLPQSSSNIRDQVEKDVARLGECGIRSLAVARTISGTDTWEMAGLLTFLDPPRLDTKQTIEDARHHGVQVKMITGDHLLIARNTALQLDMGNKIFTAERLPMLDTETKTKPKNLSADYGDLCLVADGFAQVFPEHKYLIVECLREMGYTVGMTGDGVNDAPALKRADIGIAVAGATDAARAAADIVLTEEGLGTIIHGIILAREIFQRMSNFITYRISATLQLLLFFFIAIFAFHPKFFHMPVLMLMLITLLNDGTLITIAYDYAEASSTPNRWNLPVLFVASSVLAAVSCLSSLLLLHFLLDSWNPDGLLQSLGMAGVQYGQITTSIYLKVSVSDFLTLFSARTGQLFFWQVKPAPILMAGGLVALSISSLLSIFWPDSEPDGILSQGLQGQIGLFAFVWIYCVIFWFIQDFLKVA, encoded by the exons GAAGGTCTGACggcggaagaagctgccAAGCGGCTCGAACTGTACGGTCGAAATGAGCTTCCCGAGCATGTGGATCCCAAGTGGCTTATCTTCTTGCGCCAGTTCTGGGCCCCCATGCCTATTATGATTTGGATCGCAGTAATCATTGAAGCTGGCATTCAAAATTTTATCGATATGGGGATTCTCTTGCTCATTCAGTTTGCGAACGGTTCAATTAGTTTCTACGAAACCACCAAGGCGGGCGACGCCGTCGCAGCCCTCAAATCATCTCTCAAGCCTTCGGCGACCTGCAAGCGAGACGGTAAATGGCAAGTGATCGATGGTACCTTACTGGTTCCCGGTGATACCGTTCTTTTGGGTAGTGGTTCAGCGATTCCCGCCGATTGCCGAGTGAATCATTCCGAGATCGATGTTGATCAGGCAGCTCTTACAGGCGAATCGCTACCGGTGACGTTCTACAAAGGAGATTCTTGTAAAATGGGATCTACTGTTGTCCGTGGGGAAGTCGAG GCAACGGTTGAGTTTACTGGAGCCGAGACGTTTTTCGGCAAAACCGCCAGCTTGCTCCAAGAGCATCACGAGTATAGTCACTTGCAGAAAATTCTCATGAAAATCATGATGGTATTGGTTGGTCTGTCCCTGACTTTGTGTATAATCAACTTTGCCTATCTACTGGCGGAAGGCGTTGACGTGCAAGAAGCACTGTCTTTCACGATTGTGATTTTGGTCGCAAGTATTCCTCTTGCCATCGAAATCGTCACCACTACGACCTTGGCAATCGGGTCCAAGAATCTTGCCAAGCATGGTGCGATCGTCGCAAAACTTTCTGCAATCGAGGATCTCGCTGGCATGTCCATTCTATGCTCTGACAAGACCGGCACTTTGACGCTGAACCAAATGATGCTTCAAGACGATACCCCCATTTACTGTGACGGAGAAACACAAGAGTCTGTACTAGTCTTGGCTGCTATGGCCGCCAAATGGAAAGAACCGCCGAGAGATGCGCTCGATCGCTTGACTCTGGGCTCTGTAAACATGTCACTTCTAGAATCCTACGAACAAACGGATTATCTTCCATTCGACCcacaaaccaaaagaacGGAAGGGACGGTGCGAAATAAGGAAACAGGAGTTGAGTTCAAGACTTCGAAAGGAGCGCCACATATCATCCTGGCTCTCCTCCCGCAGTCGTCGTCGAACATTCGAGATCAAGTAGAAAAAGATGTTGCTCGTCTAGGAGAATGTGGTATTCGGTCCTTAGCAGTTGCCCGTACAATCTCTGGAACTGACACGTGGGAAATGGCTGGTCTCCTGACGTTCCTGGATCCTCCTCGCCTCGATACAAAGCAAACAATCGAGGACGCTCGTCACCATGGAGTTCAGGTGAAAATGATCACAG GTGACCATTTGCTAATTGCACGGAATACAGCCTTGCAATTGGACATGGGAAACAAAATATTTACTGCTGAAAGACTACCTATGCTTGATACCGAGACTAAGACAAAGCCGAAAAACTTGAGCGCAGATTATGGAGATTTATGTCTCGTAGCCGATGGTTTTGCTCAAGTCTTCCCTGAGCATAAGTATTTGATAGTTGAATGCCTTCGTGAAATGGGCTAC ACCGTGGGAATGACGGGTGATGGGGTCAACGACGCTCCTGCTTTGAAAAGAGCTGATATTGGCATAGCCGTTGCAGGTGCAACCGACGCAGCTAGAGCGGCCGCTGATATCGTTCTTACTGAGGAGGGACTAGGAACGATTATACACGGAATCATTCTGGCTCGCGAAATCTTTCAGAGAATGAGCAACTTTATTACCTATCGAATTTCGGCAACTCTTCAGCTGCTGCTCTTTTTCTTTATAGCAATTTTCGCTTTTCATCCTA AATTCTTTCATATGCCGGTCCTCATGCTGATGCTTATCACATTGCTGAACGATGGAACTCTGATCACAATTGCTTATGATTATGCTGAAGCGAGCTCGACCCCTAACCGATGGAATTTACCCGTACTTTTTGTTGCTAGTTCAGTGCTTGCTGCCGTGTCCTGCCTCAGTTCACTGCTCCTTCTTCACTTTCTCCTCGACAGTTGGAATCCGGATGGTTTGCTTCAGTCCCTTGGAATGGCAGGGGTTCAGTATGGTCAAATAACCACATCTATTTATTTGAAGGTTTCTGTTTCGGATTTCCTCACGCTTTTCAGCGCTCGGACCGGTCAACTTTTCTTTTGGCAGGTCAAGCCTGCTCCCATCTTAATGGCAGGTGGCCTTGTGGCGCTATCGATATCATCACTGCTTTCAATTTTCTGGCCCGATTCGGAGCCTGATGGCATTCTCTCTCAAGGATTGCAAGGCCAGATTGGCCTATTCGCCTTTGTGTGGATATATTGCGTAATCTTTTGGTTCATTCAAGACTTCCTCAAAGTGGCT
- a CDS encoding predicted protein has protein sequence IVLGIGGKPRELLDVELVKAEGCVTIKRFSGGGTVVLDPDSIWTTVIGRNKHMPHVEAYPRPIMEWTATDVSPHSPSPIFALRENDYVLGERKMGGNAQAIVKGGWLHHTSFLWDYQPENMAYLTLPNKRPDYRGDRPHHEFLVKLHESYPHVQKIDFFRALSETCQNKFDIHNATLQE, from the exons ATCGTCCTCGGGATCGGTGGTAAACCACGTGAGCTGCTGGACGTGGAGCTCGTCAAGGCGGAAGGCTGCGTGACAATCAAACGATTCTCGGGTGGGGGTACCGTAGTCTTGGATCCGGATTCGATTTGGACGACCGTCATCGGCCGCAATAAACACATGCCACACGTGGAAGCCTATCCCCGGCCCATCATGGAATGGACCGCGACCGACGT TTCCCCACACAGTCCGTCTCCCATATTTGCTCTACGCGAAAACGATTACGTTTTGGGTGAACGAAAAATGGGAGGCAATGCCCAGGCAATCGTCAAGGGCGGATGGCTGCACCACACGAGCTTTTTGTGGGACTATCAACCGGAAAACATGGCCTACCTGACGCTGCCCAACAAACGACCAGATTACCGAGGGGATCGACCGCATCATGAATTTTTGGTCAAACTGCACGAATCTTATCCCCACGTGCAAAAGATTGATTTTTTCCGTGCCCTGTCGGAAACTTGCCAGAACAAATTTGATATACATAATGCAACATTGCAAGAG
- a CDS encoding predicted protein — MTEQRHVVLRTSDFEAGRERYLDENKPDPLVRKQIVSWSLDWNDGSREPYVVHWDDSVDSAPTREICGVVVWAGEWVQLCMPVSCSWTGDKSEGRLFYTCFVKASLRKAPENACKSDQKIHDRMVQRLKQDDYVQKILEKPLELCQATINRDSDHLEERVHCNQEAAEAIRRSIFSTAESALDVFDWVLALPALPCTLHSQLITRTALADRAKLRVLEDAMYDACEQEEEEEILRELKLQAPPVKKSKA; from the coding sequence ATGACCGAGCAAAGACACGTTGTACTGAGAACGAGCGATTTCGAAGCAGGGAGGGAGCGGTACCTCGATGAGAACAAACCGGATCCTTTGGTTCGAAAACAAATCGTCTCATGGAGTTTGGATTGGAACGATGGCTCTCGCGAACCCTACGTTGTTCATTGGGATGATAGTGTCGACTCGGCTCCAACTCGCGAAATTTGTGGGGTTGTCGTGTGGGCCGGAGAATGGGTGCAACTCTGCATGCCTGTTTCCTGTAGCTGGACAGGCGACAAAAGCGAGGGCCGGTTATTTTATACATGTTTTGTTAAAGCGTCGCTCCGAAAAGCACCAGAAAATGCTTGTAAATCTGACCAAAAGATACACGACCGTATGGTGCAACGTCTGAAACAGGACGACTACGTACAAAAAATCTTGGAGAAGCCATTGGAATTGTGCCAGGCGACGATAAACAGAGATTCCGACCACTTGGAAGAACGAGTTCATTGCAATCAAGAGGCCGCTGAAGCAATTCGGCGATCCATATTTTCGACGGCAGAAAGTGCACTAGATGTCTTTGATTGGGTTTTAGCGTTACCGGCACTGCCTTGTACTTTACATTCACAACTCATAACAAGGACGGCATTGGCGGATCGCGCCAAGCTAAGAGTTTTGGAAGACGCCATGTACGATGCCTGCGaacaagaagaggaagaggaaattTTACGTGAGCTCAAGCTTCAAGCACCACCAGTAAAAAAGTCTAAGGCCTGA
- a CDS encoding predicted protein: MSKLVLVLVLVTVAPFSESFTIGCRRLSLSAKARDITVLQSTAPRSSPPKGYSYVEGSEYGNLEDELDAMGGDPAFLDSFSERKVEAAGDDGNDGENDGWDVPAFVGVSNGDVQPNDPSAPGGKRAHRLE; the protein is encoded by the exons ATGTCTAAACTTGTACTTGTTCTCGTTCTCGTTACGGTAGCTCCGTTTTCGGAGTCGTTTACGATTGGTTGCCGTCGACTATCGCTATCAGCGAAGGCGCGAGACATCACCGTCCTCCAATCCACGGCTCCTCGATCGTCACCTCCCAAGGGCTACAGCTACGTAGAAGGGTCGGAGTACGGGAACTTGGAAGATGAACTGGACGCCATGGGTGGAGATCCTGCCTTCTTAGACAGCTTTTCCGAGCGCAAGGTTGAGGCTGCAGGAGACGATGGAAACGACGGCGAAAACGACGGTTGGGACG TTCCTGCATTCGTTGGCGTTTCCAATGGCGACGTTCAACCCAACGACCCGTCAGCTCCCGGTGGTAAACGAGCACATCGCTTGGAATAA
- a CDS encoding predicted protein: MSTNSSIPMSPSWRRTLNHQGGRPSRVSLQYRRQNSDSNVLTVSKSGLGNNSGGGFFGNSWLLTPPNLYLGKSSGVALPSTDVSPTSNSPTNPQAKTSPFLAIALLKLEKALPEFCTTLTGSHAGASQACVLLDSNVATAGSPASSRPSSPKIANKNGHMMSSSPLSPKSPLFSWLSSTGSTALDNRFSANPYSTGYNANTNASTTPATSALALEGEWEQYIGPLLCWAGAEVLYHDMVWVADDDRNLAARNLIGLYQRIITDLVLVQQFLCDPFLNSITSISSTSYQGAARSLSTSMSGIATVCTIRIQFLDWLSSSFFSTAESEDENTLVEVLEPLNVTDLGAARVWKERLHDEYRVWQHVSAARTALESCRFQETILSLSRWKRDLKDVTETRLDRWFRQSHQDIMSLLPIYFDRIDAFSGPIYGFDSLALKTKTYAKDWDETILEFLRKQDKAGGPPTAVALVLDAIATNNRHVERGFQLTLTKELPEDEEPLRVIWPAIYLRSSVHLAAATTQRMSLSGVPHGSGLLRKSGAPSSWTKPDSPRASKKVVKWNVMEYASDNRAVASFPHSEWEAMVSLVRNEPTVEREPILAGPHVIRTQSLGLVEQAQAITFRDEDAEDEEKHSRDSLFSVEEAANMFATTTVSESTRDTPTTDHLQSEFHVVSLSEYISMVVIVKGEEESRWHRRRSRLPDSEIRQFLDEMALDLRVANVFSSERIPSAPKKLWATADTFFARYLKG; the protein is encoded by the exons ATGTCAACTAACTCGTCCATTCCAATGTCTCCTTCGTGGAGAAGGACACTGAATCACCAGGGCGGTCGTCCCTCGCGCGTTTCGTTGCAGTATCGTCGACAAAATAGCGATTCCAAtgttctcactgtcagtaaaaGTGGTTTGGGGAATAACAGCGGCGGCGGATTCTTCGGTAATTCTTGGCTCCTAACACCGCCTAACCTTTACTTGGGAAAAAGTTCAGGTGTTGCTTTACCATCAACTGATGTATCCCCGACTTCAAACAGTCCTACGAACCCACAGGCGAAGACGAGTCCTTTCCTGGCGATTGCATTACTTAAGCTCGAGAAAGCCTTGCCCGAATTCTGCACCACACTCACCGGGTCACACGCCGGAGCGTCCCAGGCTTGCGTCTTGTTGGATTCCAATGTTGCGACTGCCGGGTCACCCGCCAGCTCACGCCCGAGCAGTCCGAAAATAGCGAATAAGAATGGTCACATGATGTCGAGCTCACCTCTTTCTCCGAAGTCCCCTCTATTCAGCTGGTTAAGCTCAACGGGCTCGACCGCTTTGGATAACCGCTTCTCTGCAAATCCGTACAGCACTGGTTATAATGCGAATACAAACGCATCGACTACGCCGGCAACGTCtgcgttggcgttggagGGTGAATGGGAACAGTACATTGGTCCATTGCTCTGTTGGGCAGGAGCCGAAGTCCTCTACCACGATATGGTATGGGTTGCAGACGATGATCGCAATTTGGCTGCACGCAATCTTATTGGACTGTACCAACGAATTATTACGGACTTGGTTTTGGTACAACAGTTCCTGTGTGACCCCTTTCTCAACAGCATTACGAGTATTTCTTCTACGTCGTATCAAGGTGCGGCCCGATCCTTGTCAACGTCCATGTCGGGAATAGCCACGGTGTGCACAATACGCATCCAGTTCTTGGACTGGCTTTCGTCATCCTTTTTTTCAACGGCGGAATCGGAAGACGAAAATACGCTGGTCGAGGTATTAGAACCACTGAACGTTACGGATTTGGGTGCCGCACGAGTTTGGAAAGAACGCCTTCATGATGAGTACCGTGTCTGGCAGCACGTTTCAGCGGCACGGACGGCATTAGAATCTTGCCG ATTCCAAGAAACGATCCTTTCACTGAGCAGATGGAAGCGAGATTTGAAAGACGTAACCGAAACTCGATTGGATCGATGGTTTAGACAATCACATCAAGACATCATGAGTCTCTTGCCCATTTATTTTGACCGCATAGATGCCTTTTCAGGACCGATCTACGGCTTCGATAGCCTGGCCTTAAAGACAAAGACGTATGCGAAAGACTGGGATGAGACTATTCTTGAATTTTTGAGGAAGCAAGACAAGGCAGGTGGTCCACCCACTGCAGTTGCCTTGGTTTTGGATGCAATTGCCACAAACAATCGTCACGTGGAGAGAGGGTTTCAGCTGACTCTCACCAAAGAGCTACCCGAGGATGAGGAACCGTTGCGTGTGATCTGGCCAGCAATCTATTTGCGAAGCTCAGTTCATTTGGCGGCAGCCACCACCCAACGAATGTCACTTTCTGGGGTCCCTCATGGATCTGGTCTTCTCCGCAAAAGTGGGGCACCTTCTTCTTGGACAAAACCGGATAGCCCGCGTGCATCAAAAAAGGTGGTCAAGTGGAATGTAATGGAGTACGCGTCAGACAATAGGGCGGTTGCATCATTCCCGCACTCGGAATGGGAGGCGATGGTCTCCCTCGTTCGAAACGAGCCGACAGTGGAGCGTGAACCGATATTAGCTGGACCGCACGTAATACGAACGCAATCTTTAGGACTTGTGGAACAGGCCCAGGCTATCACCTTCCGAGACGAGGatgcggaagacgaagaaaagcaCAGTCGAGATTCTCTTTTCTCGGTCGAGGAGGCCGCAAATATGTTTGCAACGACGACGGTCTCGGAATCCACGAGGGATACCCCAACTACTGACCATCTACAGAGCGAGTTCCACGTGGTGTCTCTAAGCGAATACATCAGTATGGTAGTTATTGTGAAGGGCGAGGAAGAAAGTCGCTGGCATCGCCGCCGCTCGAGGCTCCCAGATAGTGAGATACGTCAATTCTTGGACGAGATGGCATTAGATTTGCGAGTTGCCAACGTCTTTTCATCAGAGCGCATTCCGTCCGCCCCAAAGAAA CTTTGGGCTACGGCCGATACATTCTTCGCACGATACCTTAAGGGCTAG
- a CDS encoding predicted protein: MEFQVRVRSARLAAAPAKEAPVAVKKTVIKKAAPKKDTKKSDHPKVVDEKDHPAESPAAPATPAAEDTGDEKKTGTDDQKKTTRANTIVKAVGDKAKISINAEKPGKGNFVVRVSGQDAPLVELLGLKRPFPPLKALDMEEVCEKVLQAIEA, encoded by the exons ATGGAATTCCAAGTACGAGTACG TTCGGCTCGTTTAGCCGCAGCCCCGGCGAAAGAAGCTCCCGTTGCTGTCAAGAAGACGGTAATCAAGAAGGCTGCGCCCAAGAAAGACACCAAGAAAAGCGATCATCCCAAGGTCGTCGATGAGAAGGATCACCCTGCGGAATCTCCCGCCGCTCCCGCTACTCCGGCTGCCGAAGACACTGGCGATGAGAAGAAGACCGGGACCGACGATCAAAAGAAGACT ACACGGGCCAACACCATTGTCAAGGCTGTGGGggacaaggccaagatctcAATCAATGCCGAAAAACCTGGCAAGGGGAATTTCGTCGTTCGCGTCAGTGGGCAAGATGCTCCATTGGTGGAACTTTTGGGTCTAAAGCGCCCATTCCCACCGTTGAAGGCTTTGGATATGGAGGAAGTATGTGAGAAAGTGCTCCAAGCGATTGAGGCATAA
- a CDS encoding predicted protein — protein sequence MASEVVRDFIAGSVGGFAGKLFDYPLDTVKVLLQTQGESLPAASVAQMSKKKMYRGAWDCLQKTVEAKGVLSLYKGISSPLLGCMAENAVLFWAYNKFKKVISGSTDESNVPIIKLSIAGAGAGAVVSFVLTPVELVKCRLQVQNASNGNFRAFTGPIDVIVQTVKSEGIVRGLFRGHLSTMYREIPGNFCYFGTYELVCTAMTPEGGSKSDLSMPTHLLGGVLSGITYWTAFFPADTVKSLMQTRPDYGDRTFTDVFKAIYRSEGVAGLYRGWGITVARGAPANALIFAGYEYTSKMLR from the coding sequence ATGGCTTCGGAAGTCGTGCGAGATTTCATTGCCGGATCAGTCGGTGGCTTTGCCGGAAAGTTGTTCGATTACCCTCTGGACACGGTCAAAGTTCTACTGCAAACTCAAGGGGAATCACTTCCAGCTGCATCGGTAGCCCAAATGTCAAAGAAAAAAATGTACCGCGGAGCGTGGGATTGCTTGCAAAAGACGGTGGAAGCGAAGGGAGTGTTGTCCTTGTATAAAGGTATTTCGTCGCCGCTTTTGGGCTGCATGGCCGAGAATGCCGTTTTGTTTTGGGCGTACAACAAATTCAAGAAAGTGATCAGTGGCTCTACCGATGAATCGAACGTACCAATTATAAAGCTATCAATAGCGGGTGCAGGAGCTGGTGCAGTCGTATCTTTTGTGCTCACACCAGTGGAGCTGGTAAAATGTCGACTACAAGTGCAAAACGCTTCGAACGGGAATTTCAGAGCCTTTACAGGGCCAATCGATGTGATCGTGCAGACAGTGAAAAGTGAAGGCATTGTACGAGGCCTCTTTCGCGGTCATCTATCAACAATGTACCGAGAAATTCCCGGAAATTTTTGCTATTTCGGAACTTACGAACTTGTATGCACAGCGATGACCCCCGAAGGGGGTTCGAAGAGTGACTTGAGTATGCCTACACACTTATTGGGAGGTGTGCTGAGTGGAATAACTTACTGGACTGCATTTTTCCCCGCAGACACAGTCAAGTCGCTGATGCAGACACGACCAGATTACGGCGACCGTACATTTACGGATGTTTTCAAGGCTATCTACCGATCCGAGGGTGTAGCTGGTCTATACAGAGGGTGGGGCATTACTGTTGCCCGTGGAGCACCGGCCAACGCTCTCATTTTTGCAGGCTACGAATACACGTCGAAAATGCTGAGGTGA